One window of Watersipora subatra chromosome 3, tzWatSuba1.1, whole genome shotgun sequence genomic DNA carries:
- the LOC137392228 gene encoding protein yippee-like has protein sequence MAKLQLPITIQGVHQTKLKSPGKLVKTFQDYLPDNSLRTYSCIHCRAQLASHDELISKSFQGSQGRAYLFNSVVNIGTGSSEERVLITGLHAVADIFCDSCKTPLGWKYEHAFENSQKYKEGKYIIEVAHMIKDNGWS, from the exons ATGGCCAAGCTGCAGTTGCCCATTACCATTCAAGGAGTACACCAGACCAAACTCAAATCACCAGGAAAACTGGTTAAAACTTTCCAAGACTATCTACCAGATAATAGCCTCAGGACATACAGTTGTATACATTGTCGGGCCCAGCTAGCCAGCCACGATGAACTCATCTCCAAG TCATTTCAAGGGAGCCAAGGCAGAGCCTATCTCTTCAACTCTGT TGTTAACATCGGAACAGGAAGTTCAGAAGAACGGGTACTAATAACTGGACTGCATGCAGTAGCAGACATATTCTGTGACTCGTGCAAAACTCCTCTTGGTTGGAAATAT GAGCATGCATTTGAAAACAGTCAAAAGTACAAAGAAGGCAAGTACATAATAGAAGTAGCGCACATGATCAAGGATAATGGCTGGAGTTAA
- the LOC137390909 gene encoding uncharacterized protein, with product MLKPSVVRVQHKSVRKPRLAPPKIVTSVHLKYLNDRAAEEDRKKTIAVKAVFTRPSSVPGSILVTDDATSELGTVDETKNGSESTDNHSRPSTHNTIKDGIIIRWESEEKPLLRRPRTSTLYATPKRNSARLTRARFGVAMTKTKAKGIVNSLTQATIEAKHGKTAAQLCLEQSSDIDNPYHQHKNKLIRQYRLWNDRDCRHIELPPIQLGGSPTMTRRAQDCSRIGSVNQALHQLHQYGDVTNNVPPRSGHVFSRGSGYSSRKSQEMSRTIHERHSLTAIEQIRLAIGDLL from the exons ATGTTAAAGCCTTCAGTCGTGCGAGTGCAGCATAAGTCGGTGAGAAAACCGAGACTGGCTCCACCAAAAATCGTTACATCAGTTCACCTTAAATACTTAAATGACAGGGCAGCTGAAGAAGATAGGAAAAAGACAATTGCAGTAAAAGCTGTATTCACACGTCCG TCAAGCGTGCCAGGCAGCATCCTTGTAACAGATGATGCTACATCAGAACTGGGCACGGTTGATGAAACAAAAAATGGTTCCGAGTCTACAGACAATCACTCTCGGCCGAGCACGCATAACACCATAAAAGATGGGATAATCATACGTTGGGAGTCTGAAGAGAAACCTTTACTGAGAAGACCACGAACTTCTA CACTCTATGCAACACCTAAAAGAAACTCAGCTCGATTAACCAGAGCTCGATTTGGAGTAGCGATGACAAAAACCAAGGCCAAAGGAATAGTAAACTCTCTCACCCAAGCAACAATAGAAGCCAAACACGGTAAAACT GCAGCTCAGTTATGCCTTGAGCAGTCAAGTGACATTGACAACCCGTATCACCAACACAAGAACAAGTTGATACGACAGTACAGACTATGGAATGACAGAGACTGTCGACACATAGAGCTTCCTCCTATACAATTAGGAGGCAGCCCAACAATGACCAGGA GAGCACAAGACTGCAGCAGAATTGGCTCAGTTAACCAAGCTTTACACCAGTTGCATCAG TATGGAGACGTTACGAATAATGTGCCACCTAGATCAGGCCACGTTTTCAGCAGAGGAAGCGGCTATAGTTCAAGAAAGTCTCAAGAAATGTCTAG AACAATTCATGAGAGACATTCACTCACTGCGATTGAACAAATTCGCCTTG cCATAGGAGATCTACTTTGA
- the LOC137391219 gene encoding pituitary tumor-transforming gene 1 protein-interacting protein-like: MKILFVLLVVCVTGVFGATISTVGPTSTTDNGTVCSQYNDCDSCVGKSQGKCVYCNDVGECRNILSKGFFNEAKVCSSLMNASWVTCSVNMMALIIGMGVVGGVLIISICACICCCCCCKDSAKQKLKWMRQDAASERKAEERKAKYAERRAERQAKNDELRKKYGLFKDGQGGYQKMEDEN, from the exons ATGAAGATTTTATTCGTTCTTTTGGTTGTGTGTGTGACTGGTGTCTTTGGTGCAACCATTTCTACAGTCGGCCCAACCTCAACCACTGACAATG GTACTGTGTGCTCTCAGTACAACGATTGTGACAGTTGTGTGGGCAAATCCCAAGGCAAGTGTGTCTACTGCAATGATGTTGGAGAGTGCAGGAATATTCTATCAAAAGGTTTTTTCAATGAGGCCAAAGTTTGCTCTTCTCTCATGAATGCTAGTTGGGTGACTTGCTCAG TGAATATGATGGCCCTCATCATTGGAATGGGGGTTGTGGGCGGAGTTCTTATCATCTCCATTTGCGCGTGTATTTGCTGCTGCTGTTGCTGCAAGGACTCCGCTAAGCAGAAACTCAAGTGGATGCGTCAGGATGCAGCTTCTGAGCGCAAGGCTGAGGAGAGGAAGGCCAAGTATGCTGAGAG GAGAGCTGAAAGACAAGCCAAGAATGACGAACTGAGGAAAAAATATG GGCTGTTCAAGGATGGACAGGGAGGCTACCAGAAGATGGAGGATGAAAACTAG
- the LOC137389764 gene encoding mitogen-activated protein kinase 7-like isoform X1 — protein MTTACVDPNLDSNLQLLQKQSLKVEFHLDHTDYKKVENIGTGAYGVVCSAINRKTRQRVAIKKIPNLFTMDPRYAIRTYREIKILQHFKHGNIIAIREILQPANKDLSDIYVVMDLMESDLHRIIYSKQSLTDEHVQYFLYQILRGLKYIHSAQVIHRDLKPSNLLVNADCELKIGDFGMARGINFKADKANQHMTQYVATRWYRAPELIVAGRQGYGPAIDIWSVGCIFAEMLRRKHLFPGRDLLNQLTVIFRTLGIPSKQYLQHLDSETVCGFIRKITESEEFKPKTCAELCPKGTSQAIDLLSKMLVIEPEKRINVETALTHPFLTKYHDKLQEPSCSKKFDFAFEQELVNLENDDQKRVGIQELLKKEVLSYRKPKPIDFGALIPSKSLDTSQTDDPYADLDAFLAQLASPAKIKTSSSTSHNALLSQVNKPSTNPLLASNKPTNSLLESNQAPNTLLAASTSNSLLATQTPPKNFLLAANASASTQKSDVQNALLQGQDTVKSHNDVTTNSQTNKRSNPLLDQADVVSFQQSCHNPLLGDCKPNQSVGAVEPSHIKTDAQSENAGNNISFMSNVIVPTTSESDQSNDTELFDSLFKKVKTEEADELTVNTLAGVSTDDIEMISAKLKQTDLAETKQEITEEKLDTKSILRQRLMDKQNTTGQAKAQDKAPGKASITAHQRQKEREERRKKKREKAQERKRNKKKEGAGQLLTSEDQKMLDRWRQMAKPQHIQPKPNSTIVSTAGKNLIVVYPATGSTTYISSNVPPNGSNANPAAAHRPTSESAYSNQQVPNNITVSKQQHVSCASNPVVSKQMQLAGGQLTTHQSVPGIMNQQINSQPNSQQSSLNQLRNSQIIASRTVCNQLPLSQPMTNKMHANQIINQTSTNQMQLPHSNINTQSSRSMQSSAVAHSVPAVNEFMNSSMPQRPSHPIRSFSDMAALHSNACQYPDQTQETSLYDYNQPTGNTVYGNNATVPLQAPEPAEPHAEHFSHWTNNTMSVNISLEMGHPEAKAEEALPPMLVSTPKGTGGGYGVGFDMESMMAYNPDLQNMHMDSAPLSASLLADWMDVTSTMDPKALDDIQRELELNDFPFSY, from the exons ATGACGACTGCATGTGTGGATCCCAATTTGGATAGCAATTTGCAGCTACTGCAAAAGCAGAGTTTAAAGGTAGAATTTCATCTTGATCACACAGACTACAAAAAGGTGGAAAACATTGGAACAG GGGCttatggagttgtctgctcagcCATAAACAGAAAAACCAGGCAGCGAGTGGCCATCAAGAAAATTCCAAACCTATTTACTATGGATCCTCGATATGCCATCCGAACCTACAGAGAGATTAAAATATTGCAG CATTTCAAGCACGGTAACATCATCGCTATCAGGGAGATATTGCAGCCAGCCAATAAAGATCTATCGGACATTTATGTAGTGATGGACCTGATGGAGAGTGATTTGCACCGTATCATCTATTCGAAGCAGTCTCTCACAGATGAGCATGTGCAGTACTTTCTATACCAGATACTGCGTGGCCTCAAGTATATTCATTCAGCGCAGGTCATACACCGAGACCTTAAGCCTAGCAACCTGCTCGTCAATGCCGATTGTGAGCTCAAAATAGGTGACTTTG GGATGGCTCGGGGCATCAACTTTAAAGCTGATAAGGCTAACCAGCATATGACACAATATGTGGCCACTCGGTGGTATCGCGCCCCGGAACTCATCGTTGCCGGTCGACAAGGTTATGGACCAGCCATAGACATCTGGTCTGTGGGTTGCATATTTGCTGAAATGCTGAGAAGAAAACATCTTTTTCCCG GAAGAGACTTGCTAAACCAACTAACGGTCATCTTCCGAACTCTCGGCATTCCATCGAAAcaataccttcaacaccttgaTTCTGAAACTGTCTGTGGATTTATCAGAA AGATTACTGAATCTGAAGAGTTCAAACCAAAGACTTGCGCTGAACTTTGTCCCAAAGGGACGTCGCAAGCTATTGACCTTCTATCAAAGATGCTGGTGATCGAGCCTGAAAAGAGAATAAATGTTGAGACGGCCCTCACCCATCCCTTTCTCACCAAGTATCATGACAAACTGCAAGAGCCAAGCTGCAGCAAAAAGTTTGACTTTGCATTTGAGCAGGAGCTTGTAAACTTAGAGAATGAC GACCAAAAAAGAGTTGGAATTCAAGAATTGCTAAAAAAGGAAGTTCTGTCTTATCGAAAACCAAAGCCAATCGACTTTGGAGCTCTCATTCCTTCCAAATCATTGGACACGAGTCAAACCGATGACCCTTATGCTGATCTTGATGCTTTTCTTGCCCAACTAGCCTCTCCTGCAAAGATTAAAACTTCGAGCAGTACTTCACACAATGCCTTACTAAGTCAGGTTAACAAGCCCTCGACCAATCCTCTCTTAGCCTCCAATAAACCTACTAACTCTCTTTTAGAGTCGAACCAAGCCCCAAACACTCTGCTTGCAGCCAGTACAAGCAATTCTTTGTTAGCCACGCAAACCCCCCCAAAAAACTTTCTGTTGGCAGCAAATGCATCCGCGTCAACCCAAAAAAGCGATGTCCAAAATGCTCTCTTGCAAGGTCAGGATACAGTTAAGAGTCACAACGATGTGACGACAAACTCGCAAACAAATAAGCGCTCTAACCCTTTGCTAGATCAAGCTGATGTCGTTTCCTTTCAACAGTCTTGCCATAATCCACTTTTAGGCGATTGTAAGCCCAACCAGTCGGTTGGGGCAGTTGAACCGAGCCATATCAAAACGGACGCGCAGTCAGAGAATGCAGGAAATAACATTTCATTTATGAGTAATGTCATTGTGCCGACTACATCTGAGTCAGATCAAAGTAATGACACAGAACTGTTTGATAGTCTTTTCAAAAAAGTCAAAACGGAAGAAGCCGATGAGCTAACAGTCAACACTTTAGCGGGTGTGTCGACTGATGACATAGAGATGATTAGTGCCAAGCTTAAACAAACCGATCTGGCAGAAACGAAACAAGAAATCACAGAGGAGAAGCTTGATACTAAGTCAATTTTACGCCAAAGGCTAATGGACAAACAAAATACTACAG GGCAAGCAAAGGCGCAAGACAAGGCTCCCGGTAAGGCATCAATAACAGCTCACCAGAGGcagaaggagagagaggaaagacgGAAGAAGAAAAGAGAAAAGGCTCAGGAAAGaaagagaaataaaaagaaag AAGGTGCTGGTCAACTCCTGACCAGCGAAGACCAGAAAATGCTGGACAGGTGGCGGCAGATGGCCAAGCCGCAGCACATACAGCCAAAACCCAACAGCACAATTGTCTCTACGGCCGGGAAGAATCTGATAGTGGTTTATCCAGCCACTGGTTCCACCACTTACATAAGCTCAAATGTACCGCCTAATGGGTCCAATGCTAATCCAGCTGCCGCTCATCGGCCCACCTCAGAGTCAGCCTATTCTAATCAGCAAGTACCAAATAACATAACAGTCTCTAAACAGCAACACGTCAGCTGTGCTTCTAACCCCGTCGTTAGCAAGCAGATGCAGTTGGCGGGAGGACAACTCACCACTCATCAATCTGTCCCTGGCATTATGAACCAGCAAATAAACAGTCAACCAAATTCCCAGCAGTCATCACTGAACCAGCTCCGGAATTCTCAGATCATAGCTAGCAGAACAGTCTGTAATCAGTTGCCTCTGAGCCAACCAATGACCAATAAAATGCATGCTAATCAGATTATTAATCAAACTTCAACCAATCAAATGCAGTTACCACATTCTAATATCAATACCCAATCATCCAGAAGTATGCAAAGTTCAGCTGTAGCGCATTCAGTTCCAGCAGTAAATGAATTCATGAATAGTAGTATGCCACAAAGACCATCACACCCTATCCGAAGCTTCTCTGACATGGCAGCTTTGCACAGCAATGCATGTCAGTATCCAGATCAAACACAAGAAACCAGCCTATATGACTACAATCAGCCAACAGGCAATACTGTGTATGGTAACAATGCCACAGTTCCATTACAAGCGCCTGAACCAGCTGAGCCGCACGCTGAGCACTTCTCGCATTGGACCAACAACACCATGTCTGTAAACATTTCACTTGAGATGGGCCACCCAGAAGCTAAG GCCGAGGAAGCACTTCCTCCCATGCTTGTGAGCACTCCCAAGGGCACTGGGGGAGGCTACGGTGTGGGCTTTGATATGGAATCTATGATGGCTTACAACCCAGATCTTCAAAA TATGCATATGGACTCAGCACCGCTCTCTGCATCTCTTCTGGCTGATTGGATGGATGTAACATCAACAATGGACCCAAAGGCGCTGGATGACATTCAAAGGGAACTTGAACTGAATGATTTTCCTTTTAGTTACTAG
- the LOC137389764 gene encoding mitogen-activated protein kinase 7-like isoform X2 codes for MDLMESDLHRIIYSKQSLTDEHVQYFLYQILRGLKYIHSAQVIHRDLKPSNLLVNADCELKIGDFGMARGINFKADKANQHMTQYVATRWYRAPELIVAGRQGYGPAIDIWSVGCIFAEMLRRKHLFPGRDLLNQLTVIFRTLGIPSKQYLQHLDSETVCGFIRKITESEEFKPKTCAELCPKGTSQAIDLLSKMLVIEPEKRINVETALTHPFLTKYHDKLQEPSCSKKFDFAFEQELVNLENDDQKRVGIQELLKKEVLSYRKPKPIDFGALIPSKSLDTSQTDDPYADLDAFLAQLASPAKIKTSSSTSHNALLSQVNKPSTNPLLASNKPTNSLLESNQAPNTLLAASTSNSLLATQTPPKNFLLAANASASTQKSDVQNALLQGQDTVKSHNDVTTNSQTNKRSNPLLDQADVVSFQQSCHNPLLGDCKPNQSVGAVEPSHIKTDAQSENAGNNISFMSNVIVPTTSESDQSNDTELFDSLFKKVKTEEADELTVNTLAGVSTDDIEMISAKLKQTDLAETKQEITEEKLDTKSILRQRLMDKQNTTGQAKAQDKAPGKASITAHQRQKEREERRKKKREKAQERKRNKKKEGAGQLLTSEDQKMLDRWRQMAKPQHIQPKPNSTIVSTAGKNLIVVYPATGSTTYISSNVPPNGSNANPAAAHRPTSESAYSNQQVPNNITVSKQQHVSCASNPVVSKQMQLAGGQLTTHQSVPGIMNQQINSQPNSQQSSLNQLRNSQIIASRTVCNQLPLSQPMTNKMHANQIINQTSTNQMQLPHSNINTQSSRSMQSSAVAHSVPAVNEFMNSSMPQRPSHPIRSFSDMAALHSNACQYPDQTQETSLYDYNQPTGNTVYGNNATVPLQAPEPAEPHAEHFSHWTNNTMSVNISLEMGHPEAKAEEALPPMLVSTPKGTGGGYGVGFDMESMMAYNPDLQNMHMDSAPLSASLLADWMDVTSTMDPKALDDIQRELELNDFPFSY; via the exons ATGGACCTGATGGAGAGTGATTTGCACCGTATCATCTATTCGAAGCAGTCTCTCACAGATGAGCATGTGCAGTACTTTCTATACCAGATACTGCGTGGCCTCAAGTATATTCATTCAGCGCAGGTCATACACCGAGACCTTAAGCCTAGCAACCTGCTCGTCAATGCCGATTGTGAGCTCAAAATAGGTGACTTTG GGATGGCTCGGGGCATCAACTTTAAAGCTGATAAGGCTAACCAGCATATGACACAATATGTGGCCACTCGGTGGTATCGCGCCCCGGAACTCATCGTTGCCGGTCGACAAGGTTATGGACCAGCCATAGACATCTGGTCTGTGGGTTGCATATTTGCTGAAATGCTGAGAAGAAAACATCTTTTTCCCG GAAGAGACTTGCTAAACCAACTAACGGTCATCTTCCGAACTCTCGGCATTCCATCGAAAcaataccttcaacaccttgaTTCTGAAACTGTCTGTGGATTTATCAGAA AGATTACTGAATCTGAAGAGTTCAAACCAAAGACTTGCGCTGAACTTTGTCCCAAAGGGACGTCGCAAGCTATTGACCTTCTATCAAAGATGCTGGTGATCGAGCCTGAAAAGAGAATAAATGTTGAGACGGCCCTCACCCATCCCTTTCTCACCAAGTATCATGACAAACTGCAAGAGCCAAGCTGCAGCAAAAAGTTTGACTTTGCATTTGAGCAGGAGCTTGTAAACTTAGAGAATGAC GACCAAAAAAGAGTTGGAATTCAAGAATTGCTAAAAAAGGAAGTTCTGTCTTATCGAAAACCAAAGCCAATCGACTTTGGAGCTCTCATTCCTTCCAAATCATTGGACACGAGTCAAACCGATGACCCTTATGCTGATCTTGATGCTTTTCTTGCCCAACTAGCCTCTCCTGCAAAGATTAAAACTTCGAGCAGTACTTCACACAATGCCTTACTAAGTCAGGTTAACAAGCCCTCGACCAATCCTCTCTTAGCCTCCAATAAACCTACTAACTCTCTTTTAGAGTCGAACCAAGCCCCAAACACTCTGCTTGCAGCCAGTACAAGCAATTCTTTGTTAGCCACGCAAACCCCCCCAAAAAACTTTCTGTTGGCAGCAAATGCATCCGCGTCAACCCAAAAAAGCGATGTCCAAAATGCTCTCTTGCAAGGTCAGGATACAGTTAAGAGTCACAACGATGTGACGACAAACTCGCAAACAAATAAGCGCTCTAACCCTTTGCTAGATCAAGCTGATGTCGTTTCCTTTCAACAGTCTTGCCATAATCCACTTTTAGGCGATTGTAAGCCCAACCAGTCGGTTGGGGCAGTTGAACCGAGCCATATCAAAACGGACGCGCAGTCAGAGAATGCAGGAAATAACATTTCATTTATGAGTAATGTCATTGTGCCGACTACATCTGAGTCAGATCAAAGTAATGACACAGAACTGTTTGATAGTCTTTTCAAAAAAGTCAAAACGGAAGAAGCCGATGAGCTAACAGTCAACACTTTAGCGGGTGTGTCGACTGATGACATAGAGATGATTAGTGCCAAGCTTAAACAAACCGATCTGGCAGAAACGAAACAAGAAATCACAGAGGAGAAGCTTGATACTAAGTCAATTTTACGCCAAAGGCTAATGGACAAACAAAATACTACAG GGCAAGCAAAGGCGCAAGACAAGGCTCCCGGTAAGGCATCAATAACAGCTCACCAGAGGcagaaggagagagaggaaagacgGAAGAAGAAAAGAGAAAAGGCTCAGGAAAGaaagagaaataaaaagaaag AAGGTGCTGGTCAACTCCTGACCAGCGAAGACCAGAAAATGCTGGACAGGTGGCGGCAGATGGCCAAGCCGCAGCACATACAGCCAAAACCCAACAGCACAATTGTCTCTACGGCCGGGAAGAATCTGATAGTGGTTTATCCAGCCACTGGTTCCACCACTTACATAAGCTCAAATGTACCGCCTAATGGGTCCAATGCTAATCCAGCTGCCGCTCATCGGCCCACCTCAGAGTCAGCCTATTCTAATCAGCAAGTACCAAATAACATAACAGTCTCTAAACAGCAACACGTCAGCTGTGCTTCTAACCCCGTCGTTAGCAAGCAGATGCAGTTGGCGGGAGGACAACTCACCACTCATCAATCTGTCCCTGGCATTATGAACCAGCAAATAAACAGTCAACCAAATTCCCAGCAGTCATCACTGAACCAGCTCCGGAATTCTCAGATCATAGCTAGCAGAACAGTCTGTAATCAGTTGCCTCTGAGCCAACCAATGACCAATAAAATGCATGCTAATCAGATTATTAATCAAACTTCAACCAATCAAATGCAGTTACCACATTCTAATATCAATACCCAATCATCCAGAAGTATGCAAAGTTCAGCTGTAGCGCATTCAGTTCCAGCAGTAAATGAATTCATGAATAGTAGTATGCCACAAAGACCATCACACCCTATCCGAAGCTTCTCTGACATGGCAGCTTTGCACAGCAATGCATGTCAGTATCCAGATCAAACACAAGAAACCAGCCTATATGACTACAATCAGCCAACAGGCAATACTGTGTATGGTAACAATGCCACAGTTCCATTACAAGCGCCTGAACCAGCTGAGCCGCACGCTGAGCACTTCTCGCATTGGACCAACAACACCATGTCTGTAAACATTTCACTTGAGATGGGCCACCCAGAAGCTAAG GCCGAGGAAGCACTTCCTCCCATGCTTGTGAGCACTCCCAAGGGCACTGGGGGAGGCTACGGTGTGGGCTTTGATATGGAATCTATGATGGCTTACAACCCAGATCTTCAAAA TATGCATATGGACTCAGCACCGCTCTCTGCATCTCTTCTGGCTGATTGGATGGATGTAACATCAACAATGGACCCAAAGGCGCTGGATGACATTCAAAGGGAACTTGAACTGAATGATTTTCCTTTTAGTTACTAG